Proteins from a genomic interval of Sphingomonas carotinifaciens:
- a CDS encoding glycoside hydrolase family 16 protein, which translates to MAAIRQCRQIDINKPVMSDRRRMSWWLSLGAGLSLGTTAACTPLPPKCAKTINLRDYRVTFDEAFDTLDVSAHGPNTRWTAHTPWNGDFGESAFVDPGDNFPFSVKDGILTIGMKRGADGKWRSGLLSSSDAAGRGFMQRTGYFEMRAMLPKGDGVWPAFWLGSIGKKGQASPEIDVLEYYGHDPATYLTTTHLWTDGKSVDQGPEVVRVPAQSLTTAMHRFGVSVEADAINVFLDGRSVACFHSAPAYLQPKMILLNLAAGGGWPINKMPGDREMKVDYVRAYVRK; encoded by the coding sequence ATGGCAGCGATCCGACAGTGTCGGCAGATTGACATCAACAAGCCTGTTATGAGCGATCGTCGTCGCATGTCCTGGTGGCTGAGCCTTGGTGCAGGATTGAGCCTGGGCACTACGGCTGCCTGCACCCCGCTTCCGCCCAAATGTGCAAAAACGATCAACTTGCGGGATTATCGTGTGACGTTCGATGAGGCGTTCGACACGCTGGATGTGTCTGCACATGGCCCCAATACGCGTTGGACCGCACATACGCCATGGAACGGCGATTTCGGGGAGTCCGCCTTTGTCGACCCGGGGGACAATTTCCCATTCTCCGTCAAGGACGGCATTCTGACGATCGGGATGAAGCGCGGAGCAGACGGAAAGTGGCGCTCGGGCCTTTTATCGTCAAGCGACGCCGCAGGGCGTGGCTTCATGCAACGCACAGGCTATTTCGAGATGCGCGCCATGCTGCCCAAGGGTGACGGCGTATGGCCCGCCTTCTGGCTGGGCTCGATCGGCAAGAAGGGACAGGCCTCTCCGGAAATCGACGTGCTGGAATATTATGGCCATGATCCCGCGACCTATCTCACCACGACCCATCTGTGGACCGACGGCAAAAGCGTCGACCAGGGGCCGGAGGTGGTGCGGGTTCCGGCACAGTCACTGACCACCGCAATGCACCGGTTCGGAGTCAGCGTCGAAGCGGACGCGATCAACGTCTTTCTGGACGGTCGGTCGGTTGCCTGTTTCCATTCAGCGCCGGCCTATCTGCAGCCGAAGATGATCCTGCTCAATCTTGCTGCCGGCGGTGGCTGGCCGATCAACAAGATGCCGGGCGATCGCGAGATGAAGGTCGATTACGTCAGGGCCTATGTAAGAAAATAG
- a CDS encoding DUF4126 domain-containing protein, translating to MIRSFLIGIVAGQRGITPLAAIATATRHGDIPADLPFQNLLLNPVIAAGTAAFAAAEMAGDKMKSAPDRIVPIGLAVRSVTAAYAGAALAPRDQRVLGAAIAVAAVLASSYAGWRLRCAAMTRYGQTATGFVEDALVLGSGLAIASRR from the coding sequence ATGATCCGTTCCTTCCTTATCGGCATCGTCGCCGGCCAGCGCGGCATCACGCCGCTCGCAGCGATCGCCACCGCGACGCGACACGGCGACATTCCGGCCGATCTGCCGTTCCAAAACCTGCTTCTGAACCCGGTGATCGCGGCCGGCACTGCGGCATTCGCAGCCGCGGAAATGGCGGGCGACAAGATGAAGAGCGCCCCCGATCGCATCGTCCCGATCGGCCTTGCCGTCCGCAGCGTCACCGCCGCCTATGCCGGGGCGGCACTCGCACCGCGTGACCAGCGCGTGCTTGGTGCCGCCATCGCGGTCGCAGCCGTGCTCGCCTCTTCCTATGCCGGCTGGCGCCTGCGTTGCGCGGCGATGACCCGCTATGGACAGACGGCAACCGGCTTCGTCGAGGATGCGCTGGTACTTGGTAGCGGCCTTGCGATCGCTTCAAGACGCTGA
- a CDS encoding efflux transporter outer membrane subunit codes for MLAGCNFAPKYVRPVGAVPVTLPQGGAYPAAATDARDITAIGWRDFFLDPRLRQVVDMGLANNRDLRVAAANVLQARAQYRVQRSNIVPTTTVSGTGIYTNNIFGAAGASGGGTGGTGAGTGGTGTGGGTGTGTGGGAGGTGAGVGTGQQSSNIEAYAVNAGFSNFELDLFGRLRNLNRAAQEQVLASEEAQRSTRISLIAEIASAWLTMASDQEQLRLSQETLKTFQQTFDLTQAQFRIGVGSELEVRQAETNYQSARNDIAALRTTIARDQNALNLLVGTTVPATMLPGELGGETYTLDSLPGDLSSQALLRRPDVLQAEHQLLAENANIGAARAAFFPTISLTATLGTISTALSGLFNGGSFTYNASPAAALPLFDGGRRRGNLDYARASEQVAVATYEKTIQTAFREVADALAQRGTIGEQVSAQSARANAARVAARLSDARFRAGVDSFLTTLDAQRTAYAAEQTLVGARLTRSSNTVELYRALGGGLQDETTPPR; via the coding sequence ATGCTGGCCGGGTGCAACTTTGCCCCCAAATATGTCCGCCCGGTCGGCGCCGTCCCCGTGACGCTGCCGCAGGGCGGCGCCTATCCGGCCGCGGCGACCGATGCCCGCGACATCACCGCGATCGGCTGGCGCGACTTCTTCCTCGACCCGCGCCTGCGCCAGGTCGTGGACATGGGGCTGGCCAATAACCGCGACCTGCGCGTGGCGGCAGCCAACGTGCTTCAGGCGAGGGCGCAGTACCGGGTCCAGCGTTCGAACATCGTGCCGACCACGACGGTGTCGGGCACCGGCATCTACACCAACAACATCTTCGGTGCGGCAGGTGCGTCCGGGGGTGGCACGGGTGGAACCGGTGCCGGCACGGGCGGCACGGGCACGGGTGGTGGAACCGGCACGGGCACCGGGGGCGGGGCCGGTGGAACCGGGGCCGGCGTCGGTACCGGCCAGCAGTCCTCAAACATCGAGGCCTATGCGGTCAATGCGGGCTTTTCCAACTTCGAGCTGGATCTGTTCGGCCGGCTGCGCAACCTGAACCGCGCGGCCCAGGAGCAGGTACTCGCCTCCGAAGAGGCGCAGCGTTCGACCCGCATCAGCCTGATCGCCGAGATCGCCAGCGCATGGCTGACCATGGCGTCCGACCAAGAGCAACTGCGCCTGTCGCAGGAAACGCTGAAGACCTTCCAGCAGACCTTCGACCTGACCCAGGCGCAGTTCCGCATCGGGGTCGGCTCCGAACTGGAAGTGCGCCAGGCGGAGACGAACTACCAGTCGGCGCGCAACGACATCGCGGCGCTGCGTACCACTATCGCGCGCGACCAGAACGCGCTCAACCTGCTGGTCGGCACCACCGTGCCCGCCACGATGCTGCCGGGCGAACTGGGAGGCGAGACCTATACGCTGGATTCGCTGCCCGGCGACCTGTCGTCGCAGGCGCTGCTGCGCCGGCCGGACGTGTTGCAGGCCGAGCATCAGTTGCTCGCCGAGAACGCGAATATCGGCGCGGCGCGTGCGGCCTTCTTCCCCACCATCTCGCTGACCGCGACGCTGGGAACGATCAGCACGGCGCTGTCCGGTTTGTTCAACGGGGGCAGCTTCACCTACAATGCCAGCCCCGCGGCCGCCCTGCCGCTGTTCGACGGCGGTCGGCGTCGCGGTAATCTGGACTATGCGCGGGCGTCCGAGCAGGTGGCGGTCGCCACCTACGAAAAGACGATCCAGACCGCGTTCCGCGAGGTGGCGGACGCGCTGGCGCAGCGCGGCACGATCGGCGAGCAGGTGTCGGCACAATCGGCGCGGGCCAATGCCGCGCGGGTCGCGGCACGCCTGTCCGACGCCCGCTTCCGCGCCGGCGTCGACTCCTTCCTCACCACCCTCGACGCACAGCGCACCGCCTATGCCGCGGAACAGACCCTCGTCGGCGCCCGCCTCACCCGCTCCAGCAACACGGTCGAACTCTACCGCGCCCTGGGCGGCGGCCTACAGGACGAAACAACACCGCCCCGCTAA
- a CDS encoding efflux RND transporter permease subunit: MARYFIDRPIFAWVIALILMLAGGLAIRSLPIAQFPSIAPPQVTINATYPGADAETLERTTTQIIEQQLRGIDNLRYFSSSSSSAGTVTITLTFEQGTDPDIAQVQVQNKLQAATSLLPQEVQRQGIQVAKSAASFLLVVGLYSKDGSHNGNDLADYVFSRIQDPISRVNGVGELQVFGAQYAMRIWADPVKLNSYQLTMADISTAVQAQNAQVSAGQIGAQPATKEQMLNATVSVQSRLQTPEEFAGIRLKTTPNGAVVRLGDVARVELGAENYGFSLEYNGKPASGFGVRLAPGANALDTVEAVKAQTEQIAKGFPADVQVVYPYDTTPFVRLSVEQVIHTLVEAVILVFLVMFLFLQNWRATVIPTIAVPVVLLGTFAVMAVAGYSINTLTLFGMVLAIGLLVDDAIVVVENVERLIQTEGLSPKEAARKSMDEISGALIGIGLVLSAVFLPMAFFGGSTGVIYRQFSITIVSAMVLSVMVALILTPALCATILKPHDPTKHEGNGPLARFFRWFNDRFDRGTNKYEGGVKRTARSWKRSAVIYLMIVLGMGFLFWRLPTGFLPEEDQGSVFVLVQGPAGASTARTDKALGVVRDHFLQKEAASVQGVFTISGFSFAGQGQNAGLAFINLKPWEDRSGAENKAQAIAGRAMGPFSQFKDAMIFALVPPAVQELGNATGFDLQLVDTGGIGHEKLVQARNMMLGMAMQDPRVAQVRPLSLEDAPQLKVDVDQDRARALGLDIATINSTISTAWGGAYVNDFIDRGRVKRVYLQADAPYRMSPESLGDFYVRGASSAMAPFTAFSTLEWTKAPVQLTRYNGQPAMQLQGAPAPGQSTGAAMEAMQEIHGKLPPGTSLEWTGLSYEEQLSGGQAPALYALSLLIVFLCLAALYESWSVPIAVLLVVPLGVVGALLAATLTGLNNDIYLQVGLITTIGVAAKNAILIVEFAEERVRAGMGVFEAAVEAARLRLRPILMTSLAFIFGVLPLALSTGAGAGGQNAIGRSVVGGMFTATVFGIFLVPMFFVVVSRLFGHGKHDDTSGAHPSASSDVTPDGGNRSSGGGAAPQSSGGGAAPQGA, from the coding sequence ATGGCCCGCTATTTCATCGACCGACCCATCTTTGCATGGGTCATCGCGCTGATCCTGATGCTCGCGGGGGGCCTGGCCATCCGCAGCCTGCCGATCGCCCAGTTCCCCTCGATCGCACCGCCCCAGGTGACGATCAATGCCACCTATCCGGGTGCGGACGCCGAAACGCTGGAACGCACCACCACCCAGATCATCGAGCAGCAGCTGAGGGGTATCGACAACCTTCGCTATTTCTCGTCGTCCTCCTCGTCGGCGGGCACGGTCACCATCACGCTCACCTTCGAGCAGGGGACCGATCCCGACATCGCGCAGGTGCAGGTGCAGAACAAGCTGCAGGCTGCGACCTCGCTCCTGCCGCAGGAAGTGCAGCGCCAGGGAATCCAGGTGGCGAAGTCGGCCGCCAGCTTCCTGCTGGTCGTGGGTCTCTATTCCAAGGACGGATCGCATAACGGCAACGACCTGGCCGACTATGTCTTCTCGCGCATCCAGGACCCGATCAGCCGGGTGAACGGCGTCGGCGAGCTCCAGGTGTTCGGTGCGCAATATGCGATGCGCATCTGGGCCGACCCGGTCAAGCTGAACAGCTACCAGCTGACCATGGCCGACATCAGCACCGCGGTGCAGGCGCAGAACGCGCAGGTATCCGCCGGCCAGATCGGTGCGCAGCCCGCCACCAAGGAGCAGATGCTCAACGCCACCGTCTCGGTGCAGTCGCGCCTCCAGACGCCCGAGGAGTTTGCGGGCATCCGCCTGAAGACCACGCCGAACGGCGCGGTGGTGCGGCTGGGTGACGTGGCCCGCGTCGAGCTGGGCGCGGAAAATTACGGGTTCAGCCTGGAATATAACGGCAAGCCGGCATCCGGCTTCGGCGTCCGCCTGGCGCCGGGTGCCAACGCGCTCGACACCGTCGAGGCGGTGAAGGCGCAGACCGAGCAGATCGCCAAGGGCTTCCCGGCCGACGTGCAGGTCGTCTATCCGTACGACACCACGCCGTTCGTGCGCCTGTCGGTGGAGCAGGTGATCCACACGCTGGTCGAGGCGGTGATCCTGGTCTTCCTGGTGATGTTCCTCTTCCTCCAGAACTGGCGCGCCACGGTCATCCCGACGATCGCGGTGCCGGTGGTGCTGCTCGGCACCTTTGCGGTGATGGCGGTCGCCGGTTATTCGATCAACACGCTGACCCTGTTCGGCATGGTGCTCGCCATCGGCCTGCTGGTCGACGACGCGATCGTCGTCGTCGAGAATGTCGAGCGTCTGATCCAGACCGAGGGGCTGAGCCCCAAGGAAGCGGCGCGCAAGTCGATGGACGAGATCAGCGGCGCGCTGATCGGCATCGGCCTGGTGCTGTCCGCGGTGTTCCTGCCGATGGCGTTCTTTGGCGGGTCGACCGGCGTGATCTATCGCCAGTTCTCGATCACCATCGTGTCGGCCATGGTGCTGTCGGTCATGGTCGCATTGATCCTGACGCCGGCGCTATGCGCCACGATCCTGAAGCCGCACGACCCGACCAAGCATGAAGGCAACGGCCCGCTGGCGCGCTTCTTCCGCTGGTTCAACGACCGGTTCGACCGGGGCACGAACAAGTATGAAGGCGGTGTGAAGCGCACCGCGCGGAGCTGGAAGCGGTCGGCGGTCATCTATCTGATGATCGTGCTGGGCATGGGCTTCCTGTTCTGGCGCCTGCCCACGGGCTTCCTGCCCGAAGAGGATCAGGGCAGCGTGTTCGTGCTGGTGCAGGGGCCGGCCGGCGCCTCCACCGCGCGCACCGACAAGGCGCTGGGCGTCGTGCGCGACCACTTCCTCCAGAAGGAGGCGGCCAGCGTGCAGGGCGTGTTCACGATCAGCGGCTTCTCGTTCGCAGGGCAGGGCCAGAATGCGGGTCTCGCCTTTATCAACCTCAAGCCGTGGGAGGATCGCTCCGGCGCCGAGAACAAGGCGCAGGCGATCGCCGGGCGTGCCATGGGGCCGTTCTCGCAGTTCAAGGATGCGATGATCTTCGCCCTGGTGCCGCCCGCGGTGCAGGAACTGGGTAACGCCACCGGCTTCGACCTCCAGCTCGTCGATACCGGCGGGATCGGGCATGAAAAGCTGGTCCAGGCGCGCAACATGATGCTGGGCATGGCGATGCAGGACCCGCGCGTCGCGCAGGTCCGCCCGCTCAGCCTGGAGGATGCGCCGCAGTTGAAGGTCGATGTCGATCAGGACCGGGCGCGTGCGCTGGGCCTGGACATCGCCACCATCAATTCGACCATCTCCACCGCCTGGGGTGGTGCCTATGTCAACGACTTCATCGACCGCGGTCGCGTGAAGCGCGTCTATCTCCAGGCGGATGCGCCGTATCGCATGTCGCCGGAAAGCCTGGGCGACTTCTATGTCCGCGGCGCCTCCAGCGCGATGGCACCGTTCACGGCCTTCTCGACGCTGGAATGGACCAAGGCGCCGGTGCAGTTGACCCGCTACAACGGTCAGCCGGCCATGCAGCTGCAAGGCGCACCTGCACCCGGGCAGAGCACGGGTGCCGCGATGGAGGCGATGCAGGAGATCCATGGCAAGCTGCCGCCCGGCACCAGCCTGGAATGGACCGGCCTGTCGTACGAGGAGCAACTGTCCGGTGGCCAGGCGCCTGCACTTTATGCGCTGTCGCTGCTGATCGTCTTCCTCTGCCTTGCCGCGCTCTATGAAAGCTGGTCGGTGCCGATCGCGGTGCTGCTGGTGGTGCCGCTGGGCGTGGTCGGTGCGCTGTTGGCGGCGACGCTGACCGGGCTGAACAACGACATCTACCTTCAGGTGGGCCTGATCACCACGATCGGTGTGGCGGCCAAGAACGCGATCCTGATCGTGGAGTTCGCCGAGGAGCGCGTGCGCGCTGGCATGGGCGTGTTCGAGGCGGCGGTGGAGGCGGCAAGGCTGCGTCTGCGGCCGATCCTGATGACCTCGCTCGCCTTCATCTTCGGCGTGCTGCCGCTGGCACTGTCGACGGGCGCGGGCGCGGGCGGCCAGAACGCGATCGGCCGGTCGGTGGTGGGCGGCATGTTCACCGCGACCGTCTTCGGTATCTTCCTGGTGCCGATGTTCTTCGTCGTCGTCAGCCGGCTGTTCGGGCACGGCAAGCATGACGACACATCCGGTGCGCACCCGTCCGCGTCCTCCGACGTGACACCCGATGGTGGCAACCGGTCGTCAGGTGGCGGCGCAGCGCCGCAGTCATCAGGTGGCGGCGCAGCGCCGCAGGGAGCGTAA
- a CDS encoding TetR/AcrR family transcriptional regulator has translation MTLALPPCCSRRTPRADERRRHLLDTARTLFADNGFHQTGMAQIAAASGIKVGQIYRDFASKEDIIAAIASEDVEAWLQEDCVRAAIARNDHPAIRDWINRFYACDEPVEECRMMTEIMAEAARNPRVADIYREVDNRIRCSLHAALEALGVDCVGIVDRDVLVDLVLALGLGSMMRRIVHPETDCQKLAESFRALIDTQLAARAETLG, from the coding sequence GTGACCCTGGCGCTTCCCCCCTGCTGTTCGCGCCGCACGCCACGCGCGGACGAACGTCGCCGTCACCTGTTGGATACGGCGAGAACGCTGTTTGCCGATAACGGGTTCCATCAAACCGGCATGGCGCAGATCGCGGCCGCCTCCGGCATCAAGGTCGGGCAGATCTACCGGGACTTTGCCAGCAAGGAGGATATCATCGCTGCGATCGCGAGCGAGGATGTCGAGGCCTGGCTTCAGGAGGATTGCGTCCGTGCCGCGATCGCCCGCAACGATCATCCGGCGATCCGCGACTGGATCAACCGCTTCTACGCCTGTGACGAGCCGGTTGAGGAATGCCGGATGATGACCGAGATCATGGCGGAGGCGGCGCGCAACCCGCGCGTGGCCGACATCTACCGGGAAGTCGACAATCGTATCCGCTGCAGCCTGCACGCGGCGCTGGAAGCCCTGGGCGTCGATTGCGTCGGGATCGTCGACCGGGACGTGCTGGTGGATCTAGTCCTGGCGCTGGGCCTCGGCAGCATGATGCGCCGGATCGTCCATCCCGAAACCGATTGCCAGAAACTCGCCGAGTCCTTCCGGGCCTTGATCGACACGCAACTGGCAGCGCGAGCGGAGACGCTGGGATAG
- a CDS encoding efflux RND transporter periplasmic adaptor subunit, whose translation MKNIVPALGLALILAGCGGGGEQQQQQPAGPPQVGVVEVRDEAVTLTTELPGRTSPFETSDVRPQVNGLILARLFQEGDFVREGQPLYRIDPAPYQAQVANARAGVARARAAIASSAALARRYGELVKINAISRQELENATTSAQQAQADVAAQQAALRTAQIDLNRTTLRAPISGRIGRSVYTTGALVSASQTDPLTTIQRLDPIYVDIQQSSADLLRLRQQIMSGELARGGGAARVRLKLEDGSTYPQEGTLKFADVTVDPATGSQTIRAVFPNTRGLLLPGMFVRAELVEGTRAHALVVPQRGVTRDERGQAVALVVGADGKLAQRVITAPRTVGQNWLVTGGLKAGDKVVVEGAQNLQPGTPVKAVPYRENAGQQGGQPGNQAGAQQGAQPSGQQKAGAQGK comes from the coding sequence ATGAAAAACATCGTACCGGCTCTCGGTTTGGCGTTGATCCTTGCCGGATGCGGCGGGGGTGGTGAGCAACAGCAACAGCAGCCCGCCGGGCCGCCGCAGGTCGGCGTGGTCGAGGTGCGGGACGAGGCGGTGACGCTGACCACCGAATTGCCCGGCCGGACCAGCCCGTTCGAGACGTCGGACGTGCGGCCGCAGGTCAACGGCCTGATCCTTGCGCGCCTGTTCCAGGAAGGCGACTTCGTGCGCGAGGGGCAGCCACTCTACCGGATTGATCCGGCCCCGTATCAGGCGCAGGTCGCCAATGCCCGTGCCGGCGTCGCCCGGGCGCGCGCGGCGATCGCATCGAGCGCGGCGCTGGCCCGCCGCTATGGCGAACTGGTCAAGATCAACGCGATCTCGCGCCAGGAACTGGAGAATGCGACCACCAGCGCCCAGCAGGCGCAGGCGGACGTCGCGGCCCAGCAGGCCGCCCTGCGCACCGCGCAGATCGACCTGAACCGCACCACGCTGCGTGCGCCCATTTCCGGCCGGATCGGCCGCTCGGTCTATACCACCGGTGCGCTGGTCAGCGCGTCGCAGACCGATCCGCTGACCACCATCCAGCGCCTCGATCCGATCTATGTCGACATCCAGCAGTCGAGCGCCGACCTGCTGCGCCTGCGCCAGCAGATCATGTCGGGCGAGCTCGCCCGCGGGGGCGGTGCCGCGCGCGTCCGCCTGAAGCTGGAGGATGGATCGACCTATCCGCAGGAAGGCACGCTGAAGTTCGCCGACGTGACCGTCGATCCCGCCACCGGCAGCCAGACGATCCGCGCCGTCTTCCCGAACACGCGCGGTCTGTTGCTGCCCGGCATGTTCGTGCGTGCCGAGCTGGTCGAGGGTACGCGCGCTCATGCCCTGGTCGTGCCGCAGCGCGGCGTCACCCGTGACGAGCGGGGCCAGGCGGTCGCGCTGGTCGTGGGCGCCGATGGCAAGCTGGCCCAGCGGGTCATCACCGCACCGCGTACCGTTGGGCAGAACTGGCTGGTCACGGGCGGTCTGAAGGCCGGCGACAAGGTCGTGGTCGAGGGCGCGCAGAACCTGCAGCCCGGCACGCCGGTAAAGGCCGTGCCGTACCGCGAGAATGCGGGTCAGCAGGGCGGCCAGCCCGGCAATCAGGCGGGCGCCCAGCAGGGTGCCCAGCCGTCCGGCCAGCAAAAGGCCGGAGCACAGGGTAAGTAA
- a CDS encoding glycosyltransferase family 8 protein, with product MSPAHCDVILFDLTADRGAESADIESVCIQNNILYIWESPAFLGNLHIMNARLFLDQMLAPNYSEILYLDGDTQVVGDLTPLLEFSPRDGHLCAVRDPMVYLNGIKRLPDEFEAEIRPFGEDYVNSGVFRVNRHSWADISREALAQIETATSALHFEDQTIINRVTEGRRDYASIRWNFPGFILGYGLEDIAQPSIVHFMSNPRPWQGSYAPWGRSWHQPYADVASKFPEIRQYCDALVFRKKAAYKIKQIAKSYVERKLWLSPAIVDHMKTLEGSSSI from the coding sequence ATGTCGCCTGCGCATTGCGATGTCATCCTTTTCGACCTGACGGCCGATCGCGGTGCAGAAAGCGCCGATATCGAGAGCGTCTGCATCCAGAACAACATTCTCTACATTTGGGAAAGCCCGGCGTTCTTGGGCAACTTGCACATCATGAATGCCCGTCTTTTTCTCGATCAGATGCTGGCACCGAATTATTCCGAAATTCTCTATCTGGATGGCGACACGCAAGTGGTCGGCGATCTTACTCCATTGCTCGAATTCTCGCCTAGAGACGGTCATCTTTGCGCGGTGCGCGATCCGATGGTCTATCTGAATGGCATCAAACGATTGCCGGACGAGTTCGAGGCCGAAATTCGTCCATTTGGCGAAGATTACGTCAACAGCGGTGTCTTCAGGGTCAATCGGCACAGCTGGGCGGACATATCCCGTGAAGCTCTGGCACAGATCGAGACCGCAACCAGCGCGCTGCATTTCGAAGATCAGACGATCATCAATCGCGTCACCGAGGGTCGTCGTGATTATGCCTCGATACGCTGGAATTTTCCCGGCTTCATCCTTGGCTACGGCCTGGAGGATATTGCGCAGCCATCGATCGTCCACTTCATGTCCAATCCCCGGCCATGGCAAGGATCCTATGCCCCCTGGGGCCGCTCCTGGCACCAGCCCTACGCCGACGTTGCCAGTAAATTTCCGGAAATCCGGCAGTATTGCGACGCTTTGGTATTTCGCAAAAAGGCGGCCTACAAGATCAAGCAAATCGCCAAATCATATGTCGAACGCAAGCTCTGGTTATCGCCGGCTATTGTCGATCATATGAAGACGCTGGAAGGATCATCCTCGATTTAA
- a CDS encoding DUF6055 domain-containing protein — protein sequence MEAERPEATPGTASGAPFSARLVQAYGEDYGEARRTVVLEWEDGCRRQFRAESFSDADRTLIDREVAARASVADPASYRINYRPGMTSPELVRDGKLALHTTQHFSIWYGKNTAGNFYRTIAEQGRSMEQVVRETGEWMEKQWLINRDVLEAPMPFASGSDRQKLDIFLCGTGRPIQEGDDLEECGANAAETMSVSAWAVLKGSNVLVHEFGHMIQFYTGGFRDKDDAGMIWETGAEWNAFTVNPVFNATSADYLNQLENGFLFSVARYGANPIMTYLYERDATRALVFGTWLRNRRDASGATQEDYLPALVRLAQEAGTYPNGLASFADDAGWYGARLVAMDFLNQRTMLDQLRPTRTTSWLAHFTTPLVPVAGGDATLYDPPSQRALLQWGTHIVPLTGDGRQVKVTLTGATTANRAAWRFSIVAVEPNGTPHYAPLGTAGGQGSGTTMLTPPSGTKLYLAVTATPYAYETLGWQENGQPVKGTRFPYRVKIEGATPRTGPVEACSADSAPGTWTTNYTLSGNKEGGRPCA from the coding sequence GTGGAGGCCGAACGCCCCGAAGCGACGCCGGGCACTGCCAGCGGCGCGCCATTTTCGGCGCGCCTCGTCCAGGCTTATGGCGAAGATTATGGAGAAGCACGTCGCACGGTCGTGCTGGAATGGGAGGATGGCTGCCGACGCCAGTTCCGGGCGGAGTCCTTCTCCGATGCCGATCGCACGCTGATCGACCGCGAAGTCGCCGCGCGAGCGTCCGTGGCCGATCCGGCAAGCTACCGCATCAACTATCGCCCGGGCATGACCTCGCCCGAACTGGTGCGGGACGGGAAGCTGGCGCTTCATACCACTCAGCATTTTTCCATCTGGTATGGCAAGAACACCGCAGGCAATTTCTACCGGACGATCGCGGAGCAAGGCCGGTCGATGGAGCAGGTGGTTCGCGAAACAGGCGAGTGGATGGAAAAGCAGTGGCTGATCAATCGCGACGTGCTGGAAGCGCCCATGCCCTTTGCCAGCGGCAGCGACCGGCAGAAGCTCGACATCTTCCTGTGCGGCACCGGCCGGCCCATCCAGGAGGGCGACGATCTGGAAGAGTGCGGGGCGAATGCCGCGGAGACAATGTCGGTTTCCGCCTGGGCCGTGCTCAAGGGCTCAAACGTGCTGGTCCACGAATTTGGCCACATGATCCAGTTCTATACGGGCGGTTTTCGCGACAAGGACGATGCCGGGATGATCTGGGAAACGGGGGCGGAATGGAATGCCTTTACCGTCAATCCCGTCTTCAATGCGACCAGTGCCGATTATCTGAACCAGCTGGAAAACGGCTTCCTCTTCTCGGTCGCGCGCTACGGTGCAAATCCGATCATGACCTATCTGTACGAGCGGGACGCCACCCGCGCGCTGGTGTTCGGCACCTGGCTGCGTAACCGTCGCGATGCCAGTGGCGCCACGCAGGAGGATTATCTGCCCGCCTTGGTCCGGCTGGCGCAGGAAGCGGGAACCTATCCGAACGGCCTTGCCTCGTTCGCCGACGATGCCGGCTGGTACGGCGCGCGGCTGGTGGCGATGGACTTCCTCAACCAGCGGACGATGCTGGACCAGTTGCGTCCGACGCGCACGACAAGCTGGCTGGCGCATTTCACCACCCCGCTGGTTCCGGTCGCAGGCGGGGACGCCACGCTCTACGATCCGCCGTCGCAGCGCGCGTTGCTGCAATGGGGGACGCACATCGTTCCGCTCACCGGCGATGGCCGGCAGGTGAAGGTGACTCTGACCGGCGCCACCACCGCCAACCGTGCCGCATGGCGCTTCTCGATCGTGGCAGTCGAGCCGAACGGCACGCCCCATTATGCACCGCTGGGTACCGCCGGGGGGCAGGGGAGTGGCACGACCATGTTGACCCCGCCATCCGGCACGAAGCTTTATCTTGCGGTCACCGCCACGCCCTATGCCTATGAGACGCTCGGCTGGCAGGAAAATGGTCAACCGGTAAAGGGCACCCGTTTCCCCTACCGCGTGAAGATCGAGGGCGCCACGCCGCGCACCGGCCCGGTCGAAGCGTGCAGTGCGGATTCCGCGCCGGGCACATGGACCACCAACTACACGCTGTCCGGCAACAAGGAGGGAGGACGGCCCTGCGCCTGA